A genomic segment from Corylus avellana chromosome ca5, CavTom2PMs-1.0 encodes:
- the LOC132182576 gene encoding lysine histidine transporter 1-like, whose amino-acid sequence MGTQAPTDKNSYDRADIDEKLAKQKAIDEWLPITSSRNAKWWYSAFHNVTAMVGAGVLSLPFAMSELGWGPGVVILIMSWLITLYTLWQMVQMHEMVPGKRFDRYHELGQYAFGEKLGLWIVVPQQLICEVGVDIVYMVTGGKSLQKFHNSVCPDCKNIKLTFFIMIFASVHFVLSPLPNFNSISGVSLAAAVMSLSYSTIAWGASVDKGVQQDVEYGYKSKSTSGTVFNFLSALGDVAFAYAGHNVVLEIQATIPSTPEKPSKGPMWKGVLVAYIVVALCYFPVALIGFWMFGNSVQDNILISLEKPRWLIAMANMFVVIHVIGSYQIYAMPVFDMIETLLVKKLHFKPSMALRFISRNVYVAFTMFVAITFPFFSALLGFFGGLAFAPTTYFLPCIMWLSIYKPRKFGLSWWTNWICIVLGVLLMVLAPIGGLRNIIVQAKTYKFYN is encoded by the exons ATTGATGAGAAATTAGCTAAGCAGAAGGCAATCGATGAATGGCTTCCGATTACTTCTTCCAGGAATGCAAAATGGTGGTATTCAGCGTTCCACAATGTCACTGCCATGGTTGGGGCTGGTGTCCTCAGTCTCCCTTTCGCCATGTCAGAGCTCGGATG GGGTCCTGGTGTAGTCATTCTGATAATGTCATGGTTAATCACTCTGTACACTCTATGGCAAATGGTTCAAATGCATGAAATGGTTCCTGGGAAACGGTTTGATAGGTACCATGAGCTGGGCCAATATGCCTTTGGTGAAAAGCTCGGCCTTTGGATTGTGGTACCCCAGCAGCTCATTTGCGAAGTAGGCGTGGACATTGTGTATATGGTCACTGGAGGAAAATCGCTGCAGAAGTTCCATAATAGTGTCTGTCCAGattgtaaaaacatcaaattaacatttttcattatgATCTTTGCCTCCGTTCACTTTGTGCTCTCCCCCCTCCCCAACTTCAACTCCATCTCCGGCGTCTCTTTGGCCGCAGCAGTCATGTCCTTAAGTTACTCTACCATTGCTTGGGGGGCTTCTGTTGACAAAGGCGTTCAGCAAGATGTGGAATACGGCTACAAATCCAAGTCTACTTCCGGAACAGTCTTCAACTTCTTGAGTGCCTTGGGGGATGTGGCTTTTGCCTATGCTGGGCACAATGTGGTGTTAGAGATCCAGGCAACAATTCCATCTACACCAGAAAAGCCGTCGAAAGGTCCTATGTGGAAAGGAGTCCTTGTTGCCTATATAGTTGTGGCTCTGTGCTATTTCCCTGTTGCTTTGATCGGTTTTTGGATGTTTGGAAATTCAGTACAAGATAATATTCTCATCTCATTGGAGAAGCCTAGGTGGCTTATCGCAATGGCTAACATGTTTGTTGTCATCCATGTTATTGGAAGCTATCAG ATATATGCAATGCCAGTGTTTGACATGATAGAAACTCTATTGGTAAAGAAATTACATTTCAAGCCGAGTATGGCTCTTCGTTTCATTTCACGCAATGTCTATGTGG CATTCACCATGTTCGTTGCCATTACCTTCCCTTTCTTTAGTGCTCTTCTTGGATTTTTTGGAGGATTGGCTTTTGCCCCAACTACATACTTC CTCCCTTGCATCATGTGGCTCTCCATCTACAAACCAAGGAAGTTCGGCTTATCTTGGTGGACTAACTGG ATATGCATCGTACTCGGTGTTCTGTTGATGGTTTTAGCACCAATTGGAGGATTGAGGAATATCATAGTTCAAGCCAAGACttataaattttacaattaA
- the LOC132180587 gene encoding TLC domain-containing protein At5g14285, giving the protein METLALPLFFSSFVTIYLIAYFVVFRNWNTKFRPEAASCSISLAHGTPAVLLATHSILADSTRGFASPNTKAENIVLDFSISYFLTDLLHYIVFYPRDLLFIAHHLATIFVFVTCRYVAFHGACAVLALLILAEVTSACQNAWTLAGSRRHDVVSAAKLYGLLSPPFYTFYSIVRGLVGPYLVYEMFVFYASGAAKGLIATWVWVSWMVVVVAAISVSILWISNLWVELYRERVGKSEKKIK; this is encoded by the coding sequence ATGGAAACCCTAGCGCTCCCTCTATTCTTCTCCAGTTTCGTTACGATCTACCTCATCGCCTACTTCGTCGTCTTCCGGAACTGGAACACCAAGTTCCGACCCGAAGCCGCCAGCTGCTCAATCTCACTCGCCCACGGCACGCCCGCGGTTCTCTTAGCCACACACTCCATACTCGCCGATTCAACCCGCGGATTCGCCTCGCCCAACACAAAAGCCGAGAACATAGTCCTCGACTTCAGCATTTCCTACTTCTTAACCGACCTCCTCCACTACATCGTCTTCTACCCGCGCGACCTCCTCTTCATCGCCCACCACTTGGCCACGATCTTCGTCTTCGTCACGTGCCGGTACGTTGCTTTCCACGGCGCGTGCGCGGTACTCGCTCTCCTCATCCTCGCTGAGGTCACCAGCGCGTGCCAAAACGCGTGGACACTCGCCGGTTCTCGTAGGCACGACGTCGTATCCGCCGCTAAGCTGTACGGTCTTCTGTCCCCACCCTTTTACACGTTTTATTCGATCGTTCGGGGCTTAGTGGGGCCCTACTTGGTGTACGAGATGTTTGTGTTCTACGCGAGTGGGGCTGCAAAGGGTTTGATCGCAACGTGGGTCTGGGTTTCCTGGATGGTGGTTGTTGTTGCGGCGATTTCTGTCAGTATATTGTGGATTTCGAATCTTTGGGTGGAATTGTATAGAGAAAGAGTGGGCAAAtcggaaaagaaaattaaatag
- the LOC132180586 gene encoding transcription factor GTE8-like, with protein MTVGKKAKYPGGYYGNAFETAGESEGSGCSGRIDTELTASEDSSTPMRKCISLNSNNRDTFGVPMQVHSLSNMLPSERKELVHRLKSELEHIQVLQKKFELQRTNAVTVSSSSDILSCSNGQIGPRIENVKKSSAMTSGLVKKSNPLGHGPGKKLNSAGQKQRGWNRGTSGRFESTPSTANAILMKQCESLLKRLMSHQYAWVFNTPVDVEKLNILDYYTIIKHPMDLGTIKNKLASGACSCPLNFLGDVRLTFANAMTYNPPGNDYYIMADTLSKYFEVRWKAIEKKLPKADAQPLPAKSGSHEGVEIAKRVMPPSKKRKITSLPHEVMPKPVKRVMTAEEKHNLGRELESLLGEMPLHIIDFLREHSSNGRECGEDEIEIDIDDLSDDTLFTLRKLLDDYLQEKQKNHPRAEPCEIELLNESGPSNSSMQPCKGNDPGDEDVDIGGNEPPISSYPSVEIEKDAANRSSRCISSGNSSDSDSSSSSESESDAKVPETVDSGAQLDEKTSVADPLEGNQSVSGLDQVEQTSQQKPSSVESDCHQDGDSGPTERQVSPEKLYRAALLKSRFADTILNAREKTFPQGETWDHEKVRRKREELELEKSKEKARLQAEAKAAEDARMRAEAEAAAEIRRKRELEREAARQALLQMEKTVEINDNSRFLEDLEMLRTAPADQLPSSVDETSPDHSQDGLGGFKFGGSNPLEQLGLFMKEDEEEEVEPPSNPVNDVEEGEID; from the exons ATGACCGTAGGGAAGAAAGCTAAGTACCCTGGTGGGTACTATGGTAATGCATTTGAGACGGCGGGTGAATCAGAGGGTTCCGGTTGCTCGGGCCGAATTGACACTGAGCTTACGGCTTCAGAAGATTCAAGTACCCCAATGAGGAAATGTATTAGTTTAAATTCCAATAATCGTGACACATTTGGTGTTCCCATGCAAGTTCATTCCTTGTCAAACATGTTGCCATCTGAAAGAAAGGAGTTAGTGCATAGGTTGAAATCGGAACTTGAACATATTCAGGTTCTTCAGAAGAAATTTGAATTGCAAAGGACAAATGCTGTAACTGTGTCATCATCTAGTGATATTCTTAGCTGCAGTAATGGACAAATTGGGCCACGGatagaaaatgtcaaaaaatcaTCAGCAATGACTTCTGGGCTGGTAAAGAAATCAAATCCCCTGGGCCATGGGCCAGGAAAGAAATTGAATTCTGCAGGTCAGAAGCAACGTGGGTGGAATCGTGGTACTTCTGGCAGGTTTGAGTCCACACCAAGCACTGCAAATGCAATTTTGATGAAACAGTGTGAGAGTCTGTTGAAACGTTTGATGTCCCATCAGTATGCTTGGGTTTTTAACACCCCTGTTGATGTAGAGAAGTTGAATATTCTGGATTATTACACTATCATTAAACATCCTATGGATTTGGGAACAATAAAGAACAAGTTGGCCTCAGGAGCTTGCTCCTGCCCGTTGAATTTTCTTGGTGATGTGAGGCTTACCTTTGCCAATGCAATGACCTACAATCCACCTGGAAACGATTACTACATCATGGCTGATACTCTTAGTAAATATTTTGAAGTGAGATGGAAAGCTATTGAGAAGAAACTACCCAAGGCTGATGCCCAACCATTACCGGCAAAATCTGGTTCTCATGAAGGCGTGGAAATTGCTAAAAGAGTGATGCCTCCCTCAAAAAAGAGGAAAATCACTTCACTGCCTCATGAAGTCATGCCAAAGCCTGTTAAGCGTGTAATGACTGCTGAGGAGAAGCACAATTTAGGCAGAGAATTGGAGTCTTTGCTTGGAGAAATGCCTCTTCATATCATTGATTTCTTGAGGGAGCATAGTTCTAATGGAAGGGAATGTGGAGAGGACGAGATTGAGATTGATATTGACGATCTCAGTGATGATACCTTGTTCACTTTACGGAAGCTTTTGGATGACTATTTGCAGGAGAAGCAAAAGAACCATCCAAGGGCTGAGCCTTGTGAAATAGAG CTGTTGAATGAATCAGGGCCGAGCAATTCATCCATGCAGCCCTGCAAAG GGAATGACCCGGGTGATGAGGATGTTGACATTGGTGGAAATGAGCCTCCTATCTCAAGCTACCCTTCTGTGGAAATAGAAAAGGATGCAGCCAATAGAAGCAGCCGCTGTATCAGCTCAGGCAACTCCAGTG ATTCAGACTCTAGCAGTTCTTCTGAAAGTGAATCTGATGCAAAG GTGCCAGAAACTGTAGATTCTGGGGCTCAATTAGACGAAAAGACTAGTGTTGCTGATCCTCTTGAAGGAAATC AATCTGTTAGTGGATTGGATCAAGTTGAACAGACTTCCCAGCAAAAGCCAAGTTCTGTTGAATCAGATTGCCATCAAGATG GGGACAGTGGTCCAACTGAGAGGCAGGTCTCCCCTGAAAAGCTCTATCGGGCTGCTCTTTTAAAGAGCCGATTTGCTGATACAATCTTAAATGCTCGAGAAAAGACATTTCCACAG GGTGAGACATGGGATCATGAGAAAGTGCGACGGAAAAGGGAGGAGCTGGAACTGGAGAAGTCTAAAG AGAAAGCGCGGTTACAAGCAGAAGCCAAGGCTGCTGAAGATGCTCGAATGCGAGCGGAAGCAGAAGCTGCTGCTGAGATCAGACGCAAGAGGGAGCTCGAGAGAGAAGCAGCACGGCAGGCATTGCTGCAG ATGGAAAAGACTGTTGAAATCAATGATAATTCTCGGTTTCTCGAAGACTTAGAAATGCTTCGGACTGCCCCTGCGGATCAATTACCCAGTTCTGTAGATGAGACAAGCCCAGATCACTCACAGGATGGCTTGGGTGGTTTCAAGTTTGGGGGCTCTAACCCTTTGGAACAACTTGGTTTGTTCATGAAAGAGGATGAAGAGGAGGAAGTTGAGCCACCCAGTAATCCTGTAAATGATGTAGAGGAGGGAGAGATTGATTAA